A stretch of Aristophania vespae DNA encodes these proteins:
- the purM gene encoding phosphoribosylformylglycinamidine cyclo-ligase, whose protein sequence is MTSTSETSHGALYAEAGVDIAAGDALVEAIKPAAKATSRPGVMGGLGGFGALFDLNKAGFKDPVLVSCTDGVGTKLMLAVESGEHDDIGIDLVAMCVNDLIVQGAQPLFFLDYMATGHLTVDVAKRIVEGIARACKESGCALVGGETAEMPGLYESGHYDLAGFSVGAAERGQLLPADIKAGDTLIGLPSSGVHSNGFSLVRSVVKKTGLKWNDPAPFAQGKTLAQAFLEPTRLYVKTVLHLHQNNLLQGCSHITGGGLPGNLPRVLPEGLGATIDGSAWQCPDVFGWLAKEGPVSQEEMLKVFNCGVGMVLVTRNPDEVMTQLKTLNEPAFIMGHITTEPGIHFSKPVSF, encoded by the coding sequence ATGACCTCGACTTCCGAAACTTCACACGGTGCACTTTATGCCGAAGCTGGAGTTGATATTGCGGCAGGAGATGCACTTGTCGAAGCCATCAAACCAGCAGCTAAAGCAACGTCACGCCCCGGTGTTATGGGAGGTCTTGGTGGATTCGGCGCTCTTTTTGACCTTAATAAAGCAGGGTTTAAAGACCCTGTTCTTGTTAGCTGTACTGATGGGGTCGGTACAAAGCTTATGCTCGCTGTAGAAAGCGGAGAGCATGATGATATTGGTATCGACCTTGTTGCCATGTGCGTCAATGACCTGATTGTTCAGGGCGCTCAGCCTCTTTTCTTCCTTGATTACATGGCTACGGGCCATCTTACTGTAGATGTAGCTAAACGCATTGTTGAAGGCATAGCACGTGCCTGTAAGGAAAGTGGCTGTGCCCTGGTTGGTGGCGAAACAGCTGAAATGCCAGGACTTTATGAGAGCGGTCATTACGACCTGGCTGGATTTAGTGTTGGCGCAGCAGAGCGTGGGCAGTTACTCCCTGCTGATATCAAAGCCGGAGATACTCTAATTGGGCTGCCTTCATCAGGGGTTCATTCCAATGGTTTTTCTCTGGTTCGCAGTGTTGTAAAAAAAACGGGATTAAAATGGAACGATCCTGCTCCATTTGCTCAGGGTAAGACACTGGCTCAGGCCTTTTTAGAGCCAACCAGGCTTTATGTTAAAACTGTGCTGCACCTCCACCAGAATAATTTACTGCAAGGATGCAGCCATATTACAGGTGGTGGTCTTCCTGGAAATCTACCACGCGTGCTCCCTGAAGGTTTAGGTGCCACTATTGACGGCTCCGCCTGGCAATGCCCCGATGTTTTTGGCTGGCTTGCCAAAGAAGGCCCTGTTTCACAAGAAGAGATGCTTAAAGTCTTTAATTGTGGTGTTGGCATGGTGCTGGTAACGCGCAATCCAGATGAGGTTATGACACAATTAAAGACACTAAATGAACCAGCTTTTATTATGGGACACATTACCACAGAGCCGGGCATTCATTTTAGCAAGCCGGTTTCTTTTTAA
- a CDS encoding DnaA/Hda family protein — protein MSEKQAQLTLDFQHKSRFSKRSFINGSSNASARTWLSRNSWPENRLWLWGPPGTGKTHLLQIWSQTHHVPFYEASEFDHAKLSEILEFDESRTPIKAIIIDHLDDLKDEVSLLHLINRAYQKKIKILMAARQPPAWGRFTLPDLTSRLKATLTTYIEEPEDKLRATLLLSLLAERQLVVPQPVTDWLWRRLPRTGEALVEAVSRLDQAALAKGVSISRPLALEVLADLLNPESQPKEEK, from the coding sequence ATGAGCGAAAAACAGGCGCAATTAACGCTAGATTTTCAGCATAAAAGCCGTTTTTCCAAGCGTAGTTTTATTAACGGCTCGTCAAATGCTTCGGCCCGAACTTGGCTGTCTCGCAATTCATGGCCAGAAAATCGCCTATGGTTATGGGGCCCACCAGGAACAGGAAAGACACATTTATTACAAATTTGGTCACAAACCCACCATGTTCCTTTTTATGAAGCAAGTGAGTTTGATCATGCAAAACTAAGTGAAATTTTAGAATTTGATGAAAGCAGAACACCCATCAAAGCCATTATAATTGATCATTTAGATGACCTAAAAGATGAAGTTTCTTTGCTGCATTTAATCAATCGTGCTTATCAGAAAAAAATTAAAATATTAATGGCAGCGCGTCAGCCACCTGCATGGGGGCGCTTTACTCTTCCTGACTTAACAAGTCGTTTAAAGGCAACATTAACAACTTATATTGAAGAGCCTGAAGATAAGCTGCGAGCGACTTTACTGCTATCTTTGCTGGCTGAGCGTCAGCTTGTTGTTCCCCAACCAGTAACTGACTGGTTGTGGCGAAGATTGCCCCGTACAGGTGAAGCACTTGTCGAGGCTGTTTCGCGTTTAGATCAGGCTGCTTTAGCCAAGGGTGTGTCAATTTCACGGCCACTCGCTCTGGAGGTTTTGGCCGATTTACTGAACCCTGAGAGTCAACCAAAAGAGGAGAAATGA
- a CDS encoding RNA degradosome polyphosphate kinase encodes MEQATTKLHDFSPKAQESEITTIRTSPKRFVNRELSWLDFNQRVIEESENKRNPLLERVRFLSISARNLDEFYSVRVAGLVGQVREGISTLSPDGATPEQQLEAVRFKARHLKQEQQRIWQNLRNELAETNIKMLEAASLKADDKEWLSDYFDEQVYPVLTPLAVDPSHPLPFIPNMGLTLVLCLNDPLSHKHVMDGIVLLPGQVPRFLRLPNKGDEIRFVLLEEIITLFASRLFPGLTITSSGVLRIIRDTDVEFEDEAEDLVSAYETALKQRRRGVGIHLELEGTLPETLGRELYKEMGVGPSDVVVLPEMVGMVDLAQLVVKDRPDLIFPPYTPRFSQRVLDFDGDCFAAIRSNDFIVHHPFESFDVVVQFLQQAALDPNVLAIKQTLYRTSRDSPIVHALIEAAEAGKSVTAVVELRARFDEEANIRLSRSLEAAGVQVVFGLAHYKTHAKLSLVVRREGKKLRSYAHFGTGNYHPVTAKIYTDLSFFTCNSALVDDSARLFNYVTGCIVPENMEAVAFSPVNIRQSLEDLVREEIEHVKAGRPGHIWLKMNSLVDPQLIDLLYEASQAGVKIVAIVRGMCCLRPHVPGLSETIQVRSIVGRFLEHSRIFAFGNGRHLPSRQAKLFISSADWMQRNMNKRVEVMVPITDPTVHAQILGQIMTVNLRDTLQTWKMTSQGSWHRLSTDQRQFSAHENFMKNPSLSKGGNSNSRTKPEPYIVPELNWEETSHGASS; translated from the coding sequence ATGGAACAGGCCACAACAAAATTACATGATTTTTCGCCTAAGGCTCAGGAATCGGAAATTACCACTATTCGCACTTCGCCAAAACGCTTTGTAAATAGAGAACTTTCATGGCTCGATTTTAATCAGCGCGTTATTGAAGAATCTGAAAATAAACGTAATCCCTTACTTGAGCGTGTACGCTTTCTTTCTATTAGCGCCAGAAACCTGGATGAATTTTATTCAGTTCGTGTGGCTGGGCTTGTAGGACAGGTAAGAGAGGGTATTTCGACCTTAAGCCCTGATGGTGCAACGCCGGAACAACAGCTCGAAGCTGTGCGTTTTAAAGCACGTCATCTTAAACAAGAGCAGCAACGTATCTGGCAAAATTTACGTAATGAACTTGCTGAAACAAATATCAAGATGCTGGAAGCTGCTTCTTTAAAAGCCGATGATAAAGAATGGCTTTCTGATTATTTTGATGAGCAGGTTTATCCGGTTTTAACGCCTTTAGCAGTTGATCCTTCTCATCCTTTGCCTTTCATACCTAATATGGGTTTGACTCTTGTTTTATGTCTGAATGATCCACTTAGTCATAAGCATGTAATGGATGGGATTGTTTTACTTCCTGGACAAGTACCCCGTTTTTTACGCTTGCCCAATAAGGGAGACGAAATAAGATTTGTCCTTTTAGAAGAGATTATCACATTATTTGCATCACGTTTATTTCCAGGTTTAACAATTACGTCTTCTGGTGTTTTAAGAATTATCCGTGATACTGACGTTGAATTTGAGGATGAAGCGGAAGATTTGGTCAGCGCCTATGAAACAGCTTTAAAACAAAGACGTCGTGGTGTTGGCATTCATCTTGAGTTGGAGGGTACTCTACCCGAAACTCTAGGGCGTGAACTTTATAAGGAAATGGGAGTAGGGCCTAGCGACGTTGTTGTACTTCCCGAAATGGTCGGTATGGTCGATCTTGCCCAGCTGGTTGTTAAAGACAGACCAGATCTGATTTTTCCTCCCTACACACCGCGCTTTTCTCAAAGAGTATTGGATTTTGATGGTGATTGTTTTGCCGCAATCAGATCTAATGATTTTATCGTCCATCACCCCTTTGAGAGTTTTGATGTTGTTGTGCAATTTTTGCAACAAGCTGCTTTAGATCCGAATGTTTTAGCAATTAAGCAAACACTTTACAGAACGTCACGTGATAGTCCGATTGTGCATGCTCTTATTGAAGCCGCCGAAGCAGGAAAATCTGTTACTGCTGTAGTCGAATTAAGGGCACGTTTTGACGAAGAAGCTAATATACGCCTTTCTCGCTCGCTAGAGGCGGCCGGGGTGCAGGTTGTTTTTGGGCTGGCACATTATAAAACTCATGCAAAACTTAGTCTTGTTGTACGGCGCGAAGGCAAAAAATTACGCTCTTATGCCCATTTTGGAACAGGAAATTATCATCCTGTAACGGCTAAAATTTATACAGATTTATCGTTTTTTACCTGTAACAGTGCCCTGGTAGATGACTCTGCACGTCTATTTAATTACGTAACTGGCTGTATTGTTCCTGAAAACATGGAGGCCGTGGCTTTTTCTCCCGTAAATATTAGGCAGTCCCTTGAAGATTTGGTCAGGGAAGAAATTGAGCATGTAAAAGCGGGTCGACCTGGCCATATCTGGTTAAAAATGAATAGTCTGGTCGATCCCCAACTGATCGACTTGCTCTATGAGGCGTCTCAGGCGGGTGTTAAAATTGTCGCCATTGTAAGAGGAATGTGCTGTTTACGCCCTCATGTGCCAGGTCTGTCTGAAACAATTCAGGTGCGTTCAATTGTCGGTCGGTTTTTGGAGCATTCTCGTATTTTTGCTTTTGGCAATGGCCGTCATTTGCCTTCTCGTCAGGCCAAGCTTTTTATTTCCTCTGCTGACTGGATGCAGAGAAATATGAATAAGCGCGTAGAGGTTATGGTGCCAATTACCGACCCCACAGTACACGCGCAGATATTAGGCCAAATTATGACGGTTAATTTACGAGATACCCTCCAAACGTGGAAGATGACCTCACAAGGAAGTTGGCATCGTCTATCTACTGATCAAAGGCAGTTTTCTGCGCATGAAAATTTTATGAAAAATCCGTCTTTGTCTAAAGGTGGCAATAGTAATAGCCGTACCAAGCCTGAACCCTATATTGTTCCTGAATTAAACTGGGAGGAGACCAGTCATGGAGCTTCATCATAA
- a CDS encoding Ppx/GppA family phosphatase encodes MELHHKKRAAIVDLGSNSVRMVVFEGVTRNPVISFNEKHTLRLGKGLDKTGLLNEEGVKKAKNVLARFAIIAHAMRADPFHIVATAAVRDATNGAAFIKEAQSLLPNAQFRILNGEEEADYAANGVLCALPEANGLVADIGGGSLELIHIAQQRYHKATSTHLGVIRLRERSEDSVKKAYSLAQDCLKQVDWLAKMKGKALYLVGGGFRTLARLDIARRNYPLNIVHLLRYSAQEANDLALWIFQSSSEKLEKLGNVSRKRVTDAPYAAAVLLSLIKEMAPSEIIFSANGLREGWYMQHVAESLWKQEPMVALLEELAGRFSRNVMAPELLYNWTTPLFKGPEGLGETGYLARLRYFSCLVSDIGAFAHPQYRAEQSYRLILYNQGVSFDHQTRAFLALVIGIRYGISRKDPLLDISRDILDENLFTHALTLGTLLRLAYSLCAGTDFLLGACHLSLQKNVLSLDLKAGSIRSVGSAVEQRLKRLATELNKPFAIVT; translated from the coding sequence ATGGAGCTTCATCATAAAAAACGTGCTGCAATTGTTGATCTTGGCTCTAACTCAGTACGTATGGTCGTGTTTGAAGGCGTTACACGTAACCCTGTCATTAGTTTTAATGAAAAACATACACTTCGTTTAGGAAAAGGACTGGATAAAACGGGCCTCCTGAATGAAGAAGGGGTCAAAAAAGCCAAAAACGTATTAGCACGCTTTGCCATTATCGCTCACGCTATGAGAGCTGATCCCTTTCACATTGTAGCGACAGCCGCTGTACGTGATGCTACTAACGGAGCTGCTTTTATCAAAGAAGCCCAGTCATTGCTGCCTAATGCACAATTTCGCATTTTAAATGGCGAGGAAGAAGCAGATTACGCTGCTAATGGTGTTTTATGTGCATTGCCAGAAGCTAATGGTTTGGTCGCTGATATTGGGGGAGGGTCTTTAGAGTTAATTCACATTGCACAGCAACGTTACCATAAGGCAACGAGCACACATTTAGGTGTGATACGTCTTAGAGAACGCTCCGAGGACTCGGTTAAAAAGGCTTATTCTCTTGCTCAAGACTGTCTGAAGCAGGTTGATTGGCTCGCCAAAATGAAAGGCAAGGCGTTATATCTGGTAGGAGGAGGTTTTAGAACGCTTGCACGTTTAGATATTGCTCGCAGAAATTACCCTTTAAATATCGTACATCTTTTGCGTTATTCTGCTCAGGAAGCGAATGATCTTGCTTTATGGATTTTTCAATCTTCTTCAGAAAAATTAGAAAAACTAGGCAATGTTTCGCGTAAAAGAGTTACTGACGCCCCTTATGCTGCTGCCGTCTTGCTAAGTTTAATTAAGGAAATGGCACCTTCCGAAATTATATTTAGTGCTAATGGTTTGCGTGAAGGCTGGTATATGCAGCACGTAGCAGAGTCATTATGGAAGCAAGAGCCCATGGTGGCGTTGCTAGAAGAACTAGCCGGGCGTTTTAGCCGCAATGTAATGGCCCCCGAACTTTTATATAACTGGACTACACCTTTATTTAAGGGACCAGAGGGGCTAGGAGAAACAGGCTATTTAGCAAGATTGCGTTATTTCTCCTGTCTTGTTTCTGATATTGGAGCTTTTGCTCACCCTCAATATAGAGCTGAACAATCCTATCGCCTTATTCTTTATAATCAGGGCGTAAGTTTTGATCACCAGACAAGGGCATTTTTAGCGTTAGTGATCGGGATTAGATACGGTATCTCTCGCAAAGACCCATTACTCGATATTTCGAGAGACATATTGGATGAAAATTTATTTACTCACGCCCTGACATTGGGCACGCTTTTAAGGCTTGCTTATAGTTTATGCGCAGGAACCGATTTTCTGCTAGGTGCATGCCACTTATCTTTGCAAAAGAACGTTCTTTCGCTTGATCTCAAGGCAGGATCAATTCGTTCAGTCGGTAGTGCCGTTGAACAGCGTCTAAAACGTTTAGCCACTGAGTTAAATAAGCCGTTTGCTATTGTGACTTAG
- a CDS encoding DUF4175 family protein produces MAGLFSKELTRARLKAKRVIKLEQIWYKLCWPIFFILLWLLASLFHLPQKLPDIIHAILELLYFALLVFIFRYRKKQITPPTIDELDRVIERSTHLHGYPLSDLKDHPVTTEQKDAFTAQNYIWLEHQKRLKKNIKGLKVRAPRFFKNSGEALCALFFIFIVGFSLFHTAPESLLRLKAGFVPGMDDDAVPLAHVQAWIDPPSFTGAPTIFLQQNLHKIDAPILQGARFFAVITGSSATPHLKGAKLLHLKKLEHQSWKIEGRVIHTSKIALRMRGRKLAWWNIKFEKDLPPFIAWKEKAKTLKESWRTVISWEAEQANGLKSLQLVLTLPNQHPISGQKPRIAHWDLPLKGTPKNSQGKAILDLSSDPFAGQNVSAKLRAESVSGLVSETTPQTIKIAARPFHNALSRSLLDIRRRLALHEETSSQALNDLTLLSALPMPRDILVGLINIIEHVKHKEISSDLTNELWFLALYVEDRDKAGLNVAASMAEFRAAQQDVLLQINDMGEKHPSSIAQQEELHTRLERLKNALDYRMKLMFLQASQTGIIMPMPSEKGAPWQKLSHQIQRETVQGNIDKAKNYLAEMADMAEQMRQAQPMDLKSLSLQMQAKEEARDQYAALRDLIRKETLLLNAAHMRISSSQPKSQPQNQNISQLSTAELLRQLGITPPPTLTEAPTPEPQDPLLKQRFADERQENYQVQEALKTLTHILITRGKTLTHKENAGFNNAFSDMKKALQAIAQRHDHDSAVWEQKILEDLSQAKKDMKDNLKSLQKSSKGRLGFIPPPQSPQEQHQKNDGSSSSDQSSDQDDDDMDDDKDGSQSKNRDPLGRKLDEGTASDAHIPDSQKNKNYKLLEQELRRRASDQTRPKAELDYLNRLLRPFSHPDL; encoded by the coding sequence ATGGCCGGCCTCTTCTCCAAAGAACTGACCCGAGCGCGTTTAAAAGCTAAGCGTGTTATAAAATTAGAGCAGATTTGGTATAAATTGTGCTGGCCAATTTTTTTCATATTATTATGGCTCCTTGCTTCCTTATTTCATCTTCCTCAAAAACTTCCTGATATTATTCATGCTATTTTAGAGCTATTATATTTTGCTCTATTGGTCTTTATTTTTCGCTATCGCAAAAAACAAATCACGCCTCCCACTATTGATGAGCTTGATCGTGTTATTGAGCGCTCTACGCACCTGCATGGCTATCCTTTATCTGACTTAAAAGACCATCCTGTCACGACAGAGCAAAAAGACGCTTTTACTGCCCAAAATTATATTTGGCTTGAACATCAAAAACGCCTTAAGAAAAACATTAAAGGTCTTAAAGTTAGAGCACCTCGTTTTTTTAAAAACTCTGGTGAAGCCTTATGTGCTCTTTTTTTCATCTTTATTGTGGGGTTTTCTTTATTTCACACTGCTCCTGAAAGCTTATTGCGCCTCAAGGCAGGTTTTGTTCCGGGAATGGATGATGATGCCGTTCCTCTCGCCCATGTACAGGCTTGGATAGATCCGCCCTCATTTACAGGCGCTCCAACTATATTTCTGCAACAAAATCTTCACAAAATAGATGCCCCTATTCTTCAAGGAGCGCGTTTTTTTGCTGTCATAACGGGCAGTAGCGCCACTCCACATCTAAAAGGAGCAAAGCTTTTACACCTAAAAAAGCTTGAGCACCAAAGCTGGAAAATAGAGGGACGCGTCATTCACACCAGCAAAATTGCGCTACGTATGAGAGGGCGTAAATTAGCGTGGTGGAACATTAAATTTGAAAAAGACCTCCCCCCTTTCATAGCCTGGAAAGAAAAGGCCAAGACTTTAAAAGAAAGCTGGAGGACAGTAATTTCCTGGGAAGCAGAACAGGCAAACGGGCTAAAGTCCCTTCAACTTGTTTTAACATTACCAAATCAGCATCCTATTTCAGGACAAAAACCGCGTATAGCGCACTGGGATTTACCCCTTAAAGGCACGCCCAAAAATTCTCAGGGCAAAGCAATTCTAGATCTCTCTAGTGATCCATTTGCGGGCCAAAATGTTAGTGCAAAATTGCGCGCTGAAAGTGTTTCTGGCCTCGTTTCAGAAACAACACCGCAGACGATAAAGATTGCAGCAAGACCATTTCATAATGCTCTATCACGGTCATTACTGGATATTCGCCGAAGATTAGCTTTGCATGAAGAAACAAGCTCTCAAGCTTTGAACGACCTGACTCTTCTAAGTGCCCTGCCAATGCCACGTGATATATTAGTTGGCCTGATTAATATTATTGAACATGTAAAACATAAAGAAATAAGCTCTGATTTAACCAATGAATTATGGTTTTTAGCTCTATATGTCGAGGATCGTGATAAAGCAGGGCTTAATGTTGCCGCCTCTATGGCCGAATTTAGGGCCGCTCAACAAGATGTTTTATTACAAATCAATGATATGGGGGAAAAACACCCCTCATCCATAGCGCAACAGGAAGAGCTTCATACAAGGTTGGAGAGGCTCAAAAATGCGCTAGATTATCGCATGAAACTTATGTTTCTACAGGCTAGCCAAACGGGAATTATCATGCCCATGCCCTCCGAAAAAGGGGCTCCCTGGCAAAAACTTTCTCATCAGATACAGCGAGAAACAGTGCAGGGAAATATAGATAAAGCTAAAAACTACCTTGCTGAGATGGCTGATATGGCCGAGCAAATGCGCCAGGCCCAGCCTATGGATTTAAAATCTTTATCGCTACAAATGCAGGCAAAAGAAGAAGCACGTGATCAATATGCTGCTTTGCGTGATTTAATCAGAAAAGAAACACTACTTCTTAATGCTGCCCATATGCGCATTTCCAGCTCACAACCAAAATCTCAGCCTCAGAACCAGAATATATCTCAGCTTTCAACTGCCGAATTGTTACGGCAGCTAGGTATAACACCGCCTCCTACATTAACAGAAGCCCCTACCCCCGAACCACAAGATCCGCTTTTAAAGCAACGTTTTGCAGATGAACGTCAAGAGAATTACCAGGTACAAGAGGCTCTTAAAACGCTAACTCACATTCTTATTACACGAGGAAAGACGCTAACGCACAAAGAGAATGCCGGGTTTAATAATGCTTTCTCAGACATGAAAAAAGCATTACAGGCCATTGCCCAACGGCACGATCATGATAGTGCTGTATGGGAGCAGAAAATTCTGGAAGATCTGTCTCAAGCTAAGAAAGATATGAAGGATAATCTGAAATCTCTTCAAAAATCATCTAAAGGGCGCCTTGGGTTTATTCCACCTCCACAATCTCCGCAGGAACAACACCAGAAAAATGATGGTTCTAGCTCGTCAGATCAAAGTTCAGATCAGGATGACGATGACATGGATGATGATAAAGATGGCTCGCAGTCCAAAAACCGCGATCCTTTGGGGCGTAAGTTAGATGAGGGAACAGCATCAGATGCGCATATTCCTGATAGTCAGAAAAACAAAAATTACAAATTACTAGAGCAGGAATTGCGTCGACGTGCTTCTGACCAAACACGGCCTAAAGCAGAGCTGGATTATCTGAACCGACTTTTGAGGCCTTTTTCTCATCCTGATTTATAA
- the lysA gene encoding diaminopimelate decarboxylase: MISSATDPIPFSLLSSRPQFSIDPDKGLMMEKVALSEIAQKVGTPSWVISATTLRQRAQEFQKAFKERNLPIQFHFAVKAQDHKACLTLLRNLGYGADVVSGGELNRALAAGIKPENIVFSGVGKTDDELRQAISLSIAQVNVESAEELFRLNELALSSGKKIRVALRVNPNVDAGTHAKITTGRAENKFGIQYHDIIPLYRKAQTELKGLHVIGLAVHLGSQIITEHPYLAGFEKLANIVRSLRQANLTVEELDCGGGLGIRYRNEKAPLPSMLANVIYNTLGNLDVKLRLEPGRWLAAPSGILLSQIIDIKKGTKNFAIVDAGMNDLVRPAMYESWHGILPLKAFAKDTPLTHYDVVGPICESSDVFAHNRLLPELHRGDLVAFLDAGAYGSVMSSTYNSHPLAAQIMVEDDKWAVIRERQTLDDILRTERLPEWLES, translated from the coding sequence ATGATATCTTCTGCAACTGATCCCATCCCCTTTTCTCTGCTCTCTAGCCGCCCTCAATTTTCTATTGACCCCGATAAAGGGTTAATGATGGAAAAAGTGGCCCTGAGTGAGATTGCTCAAAAGGTGGGTACTCCTAGTTGGGTCATAAGTGCTACGACCCTCAGACAGCGTGCGCAAGAGTTTCAAAAGGCGTTTAAAGAACGTAATCTCCCCATTCAGTTCCATTTTGCTGTAAAAGCCCAGGATCACAAAGCCTGCCTCACTTTACTCCGTAATCTTGGCTATGGGGCTGATGTTGTTAGTGGTGGAGAACTCAACCGCGCTTTAGCCGCAGGCATTAAACCAGAAAACATTGTCTTTTCTGGCGTTGGCAAAACAGATGATGAACTTAGGCAGGCAATCTCACTATCAATTGCTCAAGTTAACGTAGAAAGTGCCGAAGAGCTCTTTCGCTTAAATGAACTAGCACTGTCTTCAGGTAAAAAAATTCGCGTAGCTTTACGCGTTAATCCTAATGTTGATGCAGGAACTCACGCAAAAATTACAACAGGCCGTGCCGAAAATAAATTTGGCATTCAGTATCACGATATTATTCCTCTTTATCGCAAAGCCCAGACCGAACTTAAGGGGCTCCATGTTATTGGACTGGCTGTTCATTTAGGAAGCCAGATTATAACTGAGCACCCCTATTTGGCCGGTTTTGAGAAATTAGCGAATATTGTGCGCTCTCTCCGTCAAGCCAACCTTACGGTAGAAGAATTAGATTGCGGTGGTGGGTTAGGCATACGTTACCGTAATGAAAAAGCGCCATTACCTTCAATGTTAGCCAATGTTATTTATAACACGCTTGGAAATTTGGACGTTAAATTACGGTTAGAACCCGGACGCTGGCTGGCTGCTCCCTCCGGGATTTTACTTTCACAAATTATAGATATCAAAAAAGGCACAAAAAACTTTGCCATTGTTGATGCTGGCATGAATGATCTGGTCCGCCCTGCCATGTATGAGTCCTGGCATGGCATTCTTCCTTTAAAAGCCTTTGCAAAAGATACCCCCCTTACACATTATGATGTTGTCGGACCTATTTGTGAAAGCAGCGACGTTTTTGCACATAACCGCCTTCTTCCCGAGCTTCATAGAGGTGACTTGGTTGCCTTCCTAGATGCAGGGGCTTATGGTTCTGTTATGAGCTCTACTTATAACTCACACCCATTAGCTGCTCAGATTATGGTTGAAGATGATAAATGGGCCGTCATTCGTGAAAGACAGACACTTGATGACATTCTCCGCACGGAGCGCTTACCAGAATGGCTTGAAAGCTAA
- a CDS encoding MFS transporter, which translates to MSVTIGSLLIEALGQTLIWDASNPYIALAGTFFTGLGCSMVFPGMGREVVRIVAPHLRGTALGGFSAFQDLAYGFTGPVAGLVADILGYKTIFLLGAATSILGFGLAVILRFNKHKHPA; encoded by the coding sequence TTGTCTGTAACGATCGGTTCACTCCTTATAGAAGCGCTAGGTCAAACCCTGATTTGGGATGCTTCAAACCCTTATATTGCCCTGGCCGGGACCTTTTTTACCGGGCTAGGCTGCTCGATGGTATTTCCAGGAATGGGACGCGAAGTCGTACGTATTGTTGCACCTCATCTTCGAGGGACTGCATTAGGTGGTTTTTCAGCTTTTCAAGATTTGGCTTATGGTTTTACCGGCCCAGTTGCAGGGTTAGTGGCTGACATACTCGGATATAAAACTATTTTTCTTTTAGGAGCTGCAACATCAATATTAGGTTTTGGTCTTGCTGTTATATTGCGGTTTAACAAGCATAAACATCCTGCATAA
- a CDS encoding MFS transporter encodes MPNMLPQDINHKRLLILTFILFICYLYVGISLSVTPLFVAHTLKLNNVWAGLSVGSAFLVTILTRGLAGSFSDQQGAKLSVSRGLCLYLLGATFSFCSGLVTNDPWLAYTILIVGRIVLGIGESFVMVGIIGWCIGFVGPERSGKAMALVGVAMYGALAIGGPLGIYLFNHVQFSGAMLISLILPSLGLMAIWPIPPVPAHPDLKRPSFFTIITQIWPYGTIVCLQGIGFAVIGAFFSLYFHANHWPHSGLGLTFFGVGFVLVRMLCGNLPDRIGVCL; translated from the coding sequence ATGCCAAATATGCTACCGCAAGATATTAATCATAAAAGATTACTGATTCTCACATTTATTCTTTTTATATGCTATTTATATGTGGGCATATCGCTTTCAGTTACACCTCTTTTTGTAGCTCACACGTTAAAATTAAATAATGTTTGGGCAGGTTTGAGCGTTGGAAGCGCCTTTCTTGTTACAATCCTTACACGCGGCTTAGCAGGAAGTTTTTCTGATCAACAAGGCGCAAAATTATCAGTCAGTCGCGGGCTCTGTCTTTATTTATTGGGTGCTACTTTTTCTTTTTGCTCTGGGCTCGTCACTAACGATCCATGGCTTGCTTATACCATTCTAATCGTTGGGCGCATTGTTCTGGGTATTGGCGAAAGCTTTGTAATGGTCGGCATTATAGGCTGGTGTATTGGCTTTGTCGGGCCTGAGCGTTCGGGCAAAGCTATGGCCTTAGTCGGAGTAGCCATGTATGGCGCTCTTGCCATAGGAGGACCATTAGGAATTTACCTATTTAACCATGTCCAATTTTCCGGAGCCATGTTGATCAGCCTCATTCTGCCTAGCCTAGGCTTAATGGCAATCTGGCCTATTCCACCTGTACCTGCCCACCCTGATTTAAAAAGACCATCATTTTTTACAATCATAACGCAAATCTGGCCTTATGGGACTATTGTGTGCCTTCAGGGGATAGGGTTTGCTGTTATTGGTGCTTTTTTCTCTCTTTACTTTCATGCCAATCACTGGCCTCACTCAGGGCTGGGACTTACATTTTTTGGTGTAGGATTTGTGCTAGTTCGTATGCTCTGTGGCAATTTACCCGACCGTATTGGGGTTTGTCTGTAA